One segment of Streptomyces sp. NA02950 DNA contains the following:
- a CDS encoding Hsp70 family protein, translated as MAVYGIDLGTTYSCIACVDDVGRPTVLRNLEGSDTTPSVVYFESADGTVVGQSAKDAAVVDPDAVVQLIKRDMGEAVTREFHGRSFTPEEISARVLRKLADDARISGGHEVRDVVITVPAYFGIAERDATRKAGEIAGLRVLDVVAEPIAAALDYGALGAGADGADRAILVYDLGGGTFDTTVLTLRGTELKVVCTDGAKELGGADWDDRLVLHLVDAFRTRFPDAGDPLADPQTETQLRKDAEEAKKALSFRGSYTVRVMHQGLVEPVELTQELIEELTRDLLDRTLDLTRRTVELAQERGVERFDDVLLVGGATKMPAVARRLREEFGFDPKLHNPDLAVARGASLYALDRALYVINSGEVSAEEAPQVPDTGRITHQPYTISTVASRGYGIQVWDPDLEREYVTHLVHANDTLPVAVVQDFYTVRAGQRKVHIKVMEQAGAVESDELGHNTVVADGELDIPPGKPDRWPIQCEFTLDTSGLLTVVATERETGERLTLTVRIGGMTEEAVEEARISLTKERIA; from the coding sequence ATGGCCGTCTACGGCATCGACCTGGGAACCACCTACTCCTGTATCGCCTGTGTCGACGATGTGGGCAGACCGACCGTGCTGCGGAATCTGGAGGGTTCGGACACCACCCCCTCGGTCGTGTACTTCGAGAGCGCGGACGGCACCGTGGTGGGGCAGTCCGCCAAGGACGCCGCCGTGGTGGACCCGGACGCCGTGGTGCAGCTGATCAAGCGGGACATGGGCGAGGCGGTGACCCGGGAGTTCCACGGCCGGTCGTTCACCCCGGAGGAGATCTCCGCCCGCGTCCTGCGCAAACTCGCCGACGACGCCCGGATCAGCGGCGGCCACGAGGTGCGGGACGTGGTGATCACGGTCCCCGCGTACTTCGGGATCGCCGAGCGCGACGCCACCCGCAAGGCGGGCGAGATCGCCGGGCTGCGGGTGCTGGACGTGGTGGCCGAGCCCATCGCGGCCGCCCTCGACTACGGTGCGCTGGGCGCGGGCGCGGACGGCGCAGACCGCGCGATCCTGGTGTACGACCTGGGCGGCGGCACCTTCGACACCACCGTGCTGACGCTGCGCGGCACCGAGCTGAAGGTGGTGTGCACCGACGGCGCCAAGGAGCTGGGCGGGGCCGACTGGGACGACCGGCTGGTGCTGCACCTGGTGGACGCCTTCCGCACCCGGTTCCCCGACGCGGGCGATCCGCTGGCCGATCCGCAGACCGAGACCCAGCTGCGCAAGGACGCCGAGGAGGCCAAGAAGGCGCTGTCCTTCCGGGGGAGCTATACGGTCCGGGTGATGCACCAGGGCCTGGTGGAGCCGGTCGAGCTGACCCAGGAGCTGATCGAGGAGCTGACCCGGGATCTGCTGGACCGCACCCTGGACCTCACCCGGCGCACCGTGGAACTGGCCCAGGAGCGCGGTGTCGAGCGCTTCGACGACGTCCTGCTGGTGGGCGGTGCCACCAAGATGCCCGCGGTGGCCCGGCGGCTGCGGGAGGAGTTCGGCTTCGACCCCAAGCTGCACAACCCGGATCTCGCGGTGGCCCGCGGCGCCTCGCTGTACGCCCTGGACCGCGCGCTGTACGTGATCAACAGCGGGGAGGTGTCCGCCGAGGAGGCGCCGCAGGTGCCGGACACCGGCCGGATCACCCACCAGCCCTACACGATCTCCACCGTGGCCTCGCGCGGCTACGGCATCCAGGTGTGGGACCCGGACCTGGAGCGGGAGTACGTGACCCATCTGGTGCACGCCAACGACACGTTGCCGGTCGCGGTCGTCCAGGACTTCTACACCGTCCGCGCGGGGCAGCGGAAGGTGCACATCAAGGTGATGGAGCAGGCCGGGGCGGTCGAGTCCGACGAACTGGGCCACAACACCGTGGTCGCCGACGGCGAGCTGGACATTCCGCCGGGCAAGCCCGACCGCTGGCCCATCCAGTGCGAGTTCACCCTGGACACCTCCGGGCTGCTCACGGTCGTGGCCACCGAGCGGGAGACCGGTGAGCGGCTCACCCTCACGGTGCGGATCGGCGGGATGACCGAGGAGGCGGTGGAGGAGGCGAGGATCTCGCTCACCAAGGAGCGGATCGCCTGA
- a CDS encoding nucleotide exchange factor GrpE encodes MPETEASTTTDDPVPEGGADPVPEAGPGSGLEHAVAEFTAALARQQDLADRREEIITRLHTELQELRRGELDAALDLVRHGLIRLHDRILRQAEQIDAPLGTDELDALLRALADDAADTLAGTGTERYAPEEGEPFDTARHRPVGRAEALSEEADRTVARVVAAGFARGERVVRKAEVVVARWERSGGTPPSAG; translated from the coding sequence GTGCCGGAGACGGAAGCGAGTACGACGACCGACGATCCGGTACCGGAGGGCGGGGCCGACCCGGTACCGGAGGCCGGGCCGGGCAGCGGGCTGGAGCACGCCGTGGCGGAGTTCACCGCCGCGCTGGCGCGTCAGCAGGATCTCGCCGACCGGCGCGAGGAGATCATCACCCGGCTGCACACCGAGCTCCAGGAGCTGCGCCGCGGGGAACTGGACGCCGCCCTGGACCTCGTACGCCACGGTCTGATCCGGCTGCACGACCGCATCCTGCGCCAGGCCGAGCAGATCGACGCCCCGCTGGGCACGGACGAACTGGACGCGCTGCTGCGGGCGCTGGCCGACGATGCGGCGGACACCCTCGCGGGCACCGGCACCGAGCGCTACGCCCCGGAGGAGGGCGAGCCGTTCGACACCGCGCGCCACCGGCCGGTGGGGCGCGCCGAGGCCCTATCGGAGGAGGCCGACCGCACCGTGGCACGGGTGGTGGCGGCGGGATTCGCCCGCGGCGAGCGGGTGGTGCGCAAGGCCGAGGTCGTGGTGGCGCGCTGGGAGCGGAGCGGCGGTACACCGCCGTCCGCGGGGTAG
- a CDS encoding xanthine dehydrogenase family protein molybdopterin-binding subunit, giving the protein MSDVRARPHAIGSPLDRIDGAQKVTGTATYAFEWPVEHAVYLHALQSTIAAGRITGVDTSAAEAEPGVLAVLTHLNAPSLTRPDDPELAVLQTDEVAWRGQFTGAVVAEALETARAAAGLVRFSYAPREHDVELRADRDDLRTPVHAAQFGSAAGELQDGSPADSLLGDVDAALDSAPVRLDATYTTPMYHNNPMEPHTAVVSWDDGELTVYCSTQGSSFSRMLIAGVLGLPAERVRVISPHVGGGFGSKVYPHSYAVLAAMAARTVRRPVKFSLTRQQMFALVGYRPASIQRIRLGADGDGRLTAVAHEVAEQTAKAKGYADQVAVCTRLMYAAPHRRTTHRLAPLDIPVPTIMRAPGEGQGMFALESAMDEMALACGMDPVEFRIRNEPEVHPESGLPFSSRHLVACLREGARRAGWERRDPAPRARRDGRWLLGSGVAASTYPSPRLPGSSATVRATPDGHYLVLIAAADLGTGAWTALTQIAADALDVPVEQVEVRIGDTALPPASVAGFSSGISSWGSSICAAATRLHEVLESDHGGTVPAQGLEVTADMPANPDEDRYAMHSFGAQFAEVRVDQDTGEVRVARLLGMFDVGRVINPKTVRSQLIGGMTQGMSMALYEHSVLDPRFGHVVNHDFAQYHIAANADVHAVEAHWVHERDPHTNAMGAKGAGEVGIVGTAAAVANAVYHATGVRIRELPITLDKLLP; this is encoded by the coding sequence ATGAGCGACGTCCGCGCCCGGCCCCACGCCATCGGCAGCCCGCTGGACCGCATCGACGGCGCGCAGAAGGTCACCGGCACCGCCACCTACGCCTTCGAATGGCCCGTCGAACACGCCGTGTATCTCCACGCCCTCCAGTCCACCATCGCCGCCGGCCGGATCACGGGGGTGGACACCTCCGCCGCCGAGGCCGAACCCGGGGTGCTGGCCGTCCTCACCCATCTCAACGCCCCCTCGCTGACCCGGCCCGACGACCCCGAGCTGGCCGTGCTCCAGACCGACGAGGTGGCCTGGCGCGGCCAGTTCACCGGTGCCGTGGTGGCCGAGGCCCTGGAGACCGCGCGCGCCGCCGCCGGGCTGGTGCGCTTCTCCTACGCGCCGCGGGAGCACGATGTGGAGCTCCGCGCGGACCGCGACGACCTCCGCACACCGGTGCACGCCGCCCAGTTCGGCTCGGCCGCCGGTGAACTCCAGGACGGCTCGCCCGCCGACAGCCTGCTCGGGGACGTCGACGCGGCGCTGGATTCGGCCCCGGTCCGGCTGGACGCCACCTACACCACGCCGATGTACCACAACAACCCGATGGAGCCGCACACCGCCGTGGTCAGCTGGGACGACGGCGAGCTGACGGTGTACTGCTCCACCCAGGGCTCGTCCTTCAGCCGGATGCTGATCGCCGGGGTGCTGGGACTGCCGGCGGAGCGGGTCCGGGTGATCTCCCCGCATGTCGGGGGCGGTTTCGGCTCGAAGGTCTACCCGCACTCGTACGCCGTGCTGGCCGCGATGGCCGCCCGCACCGTACGCCGCCCGGTCAAGTTCTCGCTGACCCGCCAGCAGATGTTCGCCCTGGTCGGCTACCGTCCCGCCTCGATCCAGCGGATCCGGCTCGGTGCCGACGGGGACGGCAGGCTGACCGCCGTCGCCCATGAGGTGGCCGAACAGACCGCCAAGGCCAAGGGGTACGCGGACCAGGTCGCGGTGTGCACCCGGCTGATGTACGCCGCCCCGCACCGGCGCACCACCCACCGGCTGGCGCCGCTGGACATCCCGGTGCCCACCATCATGCGGGCGCCGGGCGAGGGACAGGGGATGTTCGCGCTGGAGTCGGCCATGGACGAGATGGCCCTCGCCTGCGGAATGGACCCCGTGGAGTTCCGGATCCGCAATGAGCCGGAGGTCCACCCGGAGTCCGGACTGCCGTTCTCCAGCCGCCATCTGGTGGCCTGTCTGCGCGAGGGCGCCCGCCGGGCCGGATGGGAGCGGCGCGACCCCGCCCCCCGGGCCCGTCGGGACGGGCGCTGGCTGCTGGGCAGCGGAGTGGCGGCCTCGACGTACCCCTCGCCCCGGCTGCCGGGGAGCAGCGCCACCGTCCGGGCCACCCCGGACGGCCACTACCTCGTACTGATCGCCGCCGCCGACCTGGGCACCGGCGCCTGGACCGCGCTCACCCAGATCGCGGCGGACGCGCTGGACGTCCCGGTCGAGCAGGTGGAGGTGCGGATCGGGGACACCGCGCTGCCGCCCGCGTCGGTCGCCGGGTTCTCCTCCGGCATCAGCAGCTGGGGCAGTTCGATCTGCGCGGCGGCGACGCGGCTCCACGAGGTGCTGGAGTCCGACCACGGCGGCACGGTCCCGGCACAGGGTCTGGAGGTCACCGCGGACATGCCCGCCAACCCCGACGAGGACCGGTACGCGATGCACAGCTTCGGGGCCCAGTTCGCCGAGGTGCGGGTGGACCAGGACACCGGGGAGGTGCGGGTGGCCCGGCTGCTGGGGATGTTCGACGTGGGCCGGGTCATCAACCCCAAGACCGTCCGCTCCCAGCTGATCGGCGGGATGACACAGGGGATGTCGATGGCGCTGTACGAACACAGCGTGCTGGACCCGCGGTTCGGTCATGTGGTCAACCACGACTTCGCGCAGTACCACATCGCCGCCAACGCCGATGTGCACGCGGTGGAGGCGCACTGGGTGCACGAGCGGGACCCGCACACCAATGCGATGGGCGCCAAGGGCGCGGGCGAGGTGGGCATCGTCGGCACGGCCGCGGCCGTCGCCAACGCGGTGTACCACGCGACCGGTGTCCGGATCCGCGAACTGCCCATCACCCTCGACAAGCTGCTGCCCTGA
- a CDS encoding xanthine dehydrogenase family protein subunit M produces the protein MKPFRYERADDVSAAVTALAEEPEAAFLAGGTNLVDLMRLEVTTPEVLIDVTRLTSDRIEELPDGGLRIGAAVPNSDLAADHRVRRRYPMLSQALLSGASGQLRNFATTGGNLLQRTRCAYFQNVTTPCNKREPGSGCSALEGYQRDLAILGSSPACVATHPSDMAVALAALDAVVTVHGPGGERRIPVTELHRLPGDTPERDTVLERGELITGVELPPPAHLTASRYRKVRDRASFAFALVSVAAALDVADGTVRDVRIALGGVAHKPWRAATAETALRGAPATRGSFLDAAAAELAPARPLPGNAFKVPLARNTIVSVLLDLLEERR, from the coding sequence ATGAAGCCCTTCCGCTACGAACGCGCCGACGACGTGTCCGCCGCGGTCACCGCGCTGGCCGAGGAGCCGGAGGCGGCCTTCCTGGCCGGGGGCACCAATCTGGTGGACCTGATGCGGCTGGAGGTGACCACCCCCGAGGTGCTCATCGACGTGACGCGGCTGACCTCCGACCGGATCGAGGAACTGCCCGACGGGGGCCTGCGCATCGGCGCGGCCGTCCCCAACAGCGACCTGGCCGCCGACCACCGCGTGCGGCGGCGCTATCCGATGCTCTCCCAGGCGCTGCTGTCCGGCGCCTCGGGCCAGTTGCGCAACTTCGCCACCACCGGCGGCAATCTGCTCCAGCGCACCCGCTGCGCGTACTTCCAGAACGTCACCACCCCGTGCAACAAACGCGAACCGGGGTCGGGGTGTTCCGCGCTGGAGGGCTATCAGCGCGATCTGGCGATCCTGGGCTCCTCCCCCGCCTGTGTGGCCACCCATCCGTCGGACATGGCGGTGGCGCTGGCCGCGCTGGACGCGGTGGTCACGGTGCACGGCCCGGGCGGGGAGCGGCGGATCCCGGTGACCGAGCTGCACCGGCTCCCGGGAGACACCCCGGAGCGGGACACCGTGCTGGAGCGCGGTGAGTTGATCACCGGGGTCGAGCTGCCCCCGCCGGCCCATCTGACCGCCTCCCGCTACCGCAAGGTGCGCGACCGGGCGTCGTTCGCCTTCGCCCTGGTCTCGGTGGCGGCCGCGCTGGACGTGGCCGACGGCACCGTACGGGACGTGCGGATCGCGCTCGGCGGGGTGGCGCACAAGCCGTGGCGGGCCGCCACCGCCGAGACGGCGCTGCGCGGCGCGCCCGCCACCCGGGGGAGCTTCCTGGACGCGGCGGCGGCCGAGCTGGCCCCGGCGCGTCCGCTGCCGGGCAACGCCTTCAAGGTGCCACTGGCCCGCAACACGATCGTCAGTGTGCTGCTCGACCTGCTGGAGGAGAGGCGATGA
- a CDS encoding 2Fe-2S iron-sulfur cluster-binding protein — protein MDVEITLRVDGTEHRLIVDTRTTLLDALRERLGNTSPKKGCDHGQCGACTLLIDGRRGLGCLALAVAHQGADIVTAAGLADGDGGGLHPLQRSFITHDAFQCGYCTPGQIVSAAGMLSEAEAGWPSAVSKDPSATDVVLDDEEIAERMSGNLCRCAAYMNIVPAISEVAHR, from the coding sequence ATGGACGTGGAGATCACGCTGCGGGTGGACGGTACCGAGCACCGGCTCATCGTCGACACCCGTACGACGCTGCTGGACGCCCTGCGCGAGCGACTGGGGAACACCAGCCCCAAGAAGGGCTGCGACCACGGACAGTGCGGCGCCTGCACCCTGCTGATCGACGGCCGGCGGGGGCTGGGCTGCCTCGCGCTGGCCGTGGCCCACCAGGGCGCGGACATCGTGACCGCGGCTGGTCTGGCCGACGGTGACGGCGGCGGACTGCATCCGCTCCAGCGGTCGTTCATCACCCACGACGCCTTCCAGTGCGGCTACTGCACTCCCGGCCAGATCGTCTCGGCCGCCGGGATGCTGAGCGAGGCGGAGGCGGGCTGGCCGAGCGCGGTGAGCAAGGACCCCAGCGCCACCGATGTGGTGCTGGACGACGAGGAGATCGCCGAGCGGATGAGCGGCAATCTGTGCCGCTGCGCCGCCTACATGAACATCGTCCCGGCCATCTCGGAGGTGGCGCACCGATGA
- a CDS encoding FadR/GntR family transcriptional regulator, whose translation MSVEALPRETIVDVLENRLREDIFTGRHPAGTLLPPERELAEGYGVTRTTLKHAFGRLVQAGLLETRHGVGTRVRDYARLGGADLLPMLVRHSPDWIGEVFEVRRSVGALIAERAAARATTAQKAELRALLTAVGEAGDTDAVQLADVEVHRALARATGNRVYALLTNTLFNAYLPVRTALAGPFTDPAAAHARLAPVVEAVNRGNQRAAHKAAEAYLTATERIMLEGLA comes from the coding sequence ATGAGCGTGGAGGCACTGCCCCGCGAAACCATCGTCGACGTCCTCGAGAACCGCCTGCGGGAGGACATCTTCACCGGCCGCCACCCGGCGGGCACCCTGCTGCCGCCGGAGCGCGAACTCGCCGAGGGCTACGGGGTCACCCGCACCACCCTCAAACACGCCTTCGGCCGTCTCGTCCAGGCCGGACTGCTGGAGACCCGGCACGGTGTGGGCACCCGGGTGCGCGACTACGCCCGGCTCGGCGGCGCCGATCTGCTGCCCATGCTGGTACGGCACAGCCCCGACTGGATCGGGGAGGTCTTCGAAGTGCGGCGCTCGGTAGGCGCGTTGATCGCCGAACGGGCCGCCGCCCGCGCCACCACCGCGCAGAAGGCCGAACTGCGCGCCCTGCTGACCGCGGTGGGCGAGGCCGGGGACACCGACGCGGTGCAGCTCGCCGACGTCGAAGTGCACCGGGCCCTCGCCCGCGCCACCGGCAACCGTGTCTACGCCCTGCTCACCAACACCCTCTTCAACGCCTATCTGCCCGTACGCACCGCCCTGGCCGGGCCCTTCACCGACCCGGCCGCCGCCCACGCCCGGCTGGCACCGGTGGTCGAGGCCGTGAACCGGGGCAACCAGCGCGCCGCCCACAAGGCCGCCGAGGCGTATCTGACCGCGACCGAACGCATCATGCTGGAGGGCCTCGCTTGA
- a CDS encoding GMC family oxidoreductase translates to MSPGTSDARRTGAVCAAATRLRAPYPSRSLDGLVAALLADDGTTPWPGRVPRRLETVLASMPLPARAGVRTAAAALDACALAATGRRLTALGPAERERLLGSLGARSALLPLFDVLKIPVLLAAGTERMLDHGGHRPDPAPTRQDPPLDCTPADTWPARSTADAVVIGSGAGGAVAARTLARAGLRVVVLEEGHHHSTASFGKRTPLDRFTELYRDGGATVAVGNPPLLLPVGRAVGGTTVVNSGTCYRTPGRVLERWRRGFGFELADRFDAALDEAERTVQVATQPLDVLGNNGLLALGGAERLGWQAAPLRRNAPGCKGSCQCVVGCPTGAKQSVQLSVLPDACAWGARIVTGARVRRILVERDRPGGPRAAGVRVRREDGVTFEILAPLVVVAAGALETPPLLRRSGLGGHPMLGRNLSVHPATSVAGRFDQPVTAWEGVLQSVGVEEHHSDGILIEATATPPGMGSFVLPGLGGALRRELETSDRLATFGAMIADRPSGRVLGRDRTLLRYGLDRRDAGRLVRAVRAMGELLLAAGAEEVLTGIPATPRVRTLAELHAVLGKVSARQLHLSAFHPTGTAAAGGDPQTAPADPAGRLRGVRGVLVADASVLPSCPEVNPQLSVMAAALTVCEAHLDSMGLAMAVSGGAE, encoded by the coding sequence ATGAGCCCCGGCACGTCCGACGCCCGGCGCACCGGAGCCGTCTGCGCCGCCGCCACCCGCCTCCGCGCCCCGTACCCCAGCCGCAGCCTCGACGGCCTGGTGGCCGCCCTCCTCGCGGACGACGGCACCACCCCGTGGCCGGGCCGGGTGCCCCGACGGCTGGAGACCGTACTCGCCTCGATGCCGCTGCCCGCGCGTGCCGGAGTGCGCACCGCGGCCGCCGCGCTCGACGCGTGCGCCCTCGCCGCCACCGGCCGCCGGCTCACCGCCCTCGGCCCGGCCGAACGGGAGCGGCTGCTCGGCTCGCTCGGGGCCCGGTCCGCGCTGCTCCCGCTCTTCGACGTGCTCAAGATCCCCGTACTGCTCGCCGCCGGAACCGAGCGCATGCTCGACCACGGCGGCCACCGGCCGGACCCGGCCCCGACGCGCCAGGACCCGCCGCTCGACTGCACCCCCGCCGACACCTGGCCCGCCCGCTCCACCGCCGACGCCGTGGTCATCGGATCCGGCGCGGGCGGCGCCGTCGCGGCCCGCACCCTCGCCCGCGCCGGACTGCGCGTGGTGGTCCTGGAGGAGGGCCACCACCACTCCACGGCCTCCTTCGGGAAACGCACCCCGCTGGACCGGTTCACCGAGCTGTACCGGGACGGCGGCGCCACCGTGGCCGTCGGCAACCCGCCCCTGCTGCTGCCGGTCGGCCGTGCCGTCGGCGGCACCACCGTCGTCAACTCCGGCACCTGCTACCGCACCCCCGGCCGGGTGCTCGAACGCTGGCGCCGCGGCTTCGGGTTCGAGCTCGCCGACCGGTTCGACGCCGCCCTGGACGAGGCCGAGAGGACCGTACAGGTGGCCACCCAGCCCCTGGACGTCCTCGGCAACAACGGGTTGCTGGCCCTCGGCGGTGCCGAGCGGCTGGGCTGGCAGGCCGCGCCACTGCGCCGCAACGCCCCCGGCTGCAAGGGCTCCTGCCAGTGCGTCGTGGGCTGCCCGACCGGCGCCAAACAGAGTGTGCAGCTGTCCGTGCTGCCCGACGCCTGCGCCTGGGGAGCCCGCATCGTCACCGGCGCCCGGGTGCGGCGGATCCTCGTCGAACGCGACCGCCCCGGCGGACCGCGCGCCGCGGGGGTCCGGGTGCGGCGGGAGGACGGGGTGACGTTCGAGATCCTCGCCCCGCTCGTGGTCGTCGCGGCGGGCGCCCTCGAGACACCCCCGCTGCTGCGCCGCTCCGGCCTCGGCGGCCATCCGATGCTCGGCCGCAACCTCAGTGTGCATCCGGCGACCAGTGTGGCCGGGCGGTTCGACCAGCCCGTCACCGCGTGGGAAGGGGTGCTCCAGAGCGTCGGGGTGGAGGAACACCACTCCGACGGCATCCTGATCGAGGCCACCGCCACCCCGCCGGGGATGGGCTCCTTCGTCCTCCCGGGCCTCGGCGGCGCGCTCCGCCGGGAACTGGAGACCTCCGACCGGCTCGCCACCTTCGGCGCCATGATCGCCGACCGGCCGTCCGGCCGGGTGCTGGGCCGCGACCGCACCCTGCTCCGCTACGGTCTGGACCGCCGTGACGCGGGCCGTCTGGTGCGGGCGGTACGCGCCATGGGAGAACTCCTGCTCGCGGCGGGCGCGGAGGAGGTGCTCACCGGAATCCCCGCCACTCCCCGGGTGCGCACGCTCGCCGAACTCCACGCCGTGCTGGGGAAGGTGAGCGCTCGTCAGCTGCATCTGTCGGCGTTCCACCCCACCGGTACGGCCGCAGCGGGCGGCGATCCGCAGACGGCGCCCGCCGACCCCGCGGGGCGGCTGCGCGGGGTGCGGGGGGTGCTGGTCGCCGATGCCTCGGTGCTGCCCAGCTGCCCCGAGGTCAATCCGCAGCTGTCGGTCATGGCCGCCGCCCTCACGGTGTGCGAGGCTCATCTGGACAGCATGGGGTTGGCCATGGCGGTCTCGGGCGGTGCCGAATGA
- a CDS encoding serine hydrolase, with product MDITREELCDWERMCAVVADAELWWEPGTAVGYHAYTFGWIVGEIVRRVTGRPLARVLREELTGPLGVADELYFGMPVSEHGRLAPLEDAPGTEHMFAELPEDLPMFRAGPKSTFPTAELGNRTDILAADIPAGGKTSARAMARLYAALLGDVPGVRPVSPERLREMASVAASGTDRVFGNESAWGLGFALGLPDGSARKAGVFGMGGAGGSFTYGDVENGVAFAMTKNRLTPDFSAVTEVIGIVAAEA from the coding sequence ATGGACATCACCCGCGAGGAGCTGTGCGACTGGGAGCGGATGTGCGCGGTGGTCGCGGACGCCGAGCTGTGGTGGGAGCCGGGTACGGCGGTCGGCTATCACGCGTACACCTTCGGCTGGATCGTCGGCGAGATCGTGCGCCGGGTGACCGGCCGTCCCCTCGCCCGGGTGCTGCGCGAGGAGCTGACCGGGCCGCTGGGTGTGGCGGACGAGCTGTACTTCGGGATGCCGGTCTCGGAACACGGGCGGCTGGCGCCGCTGGAGGACGCGCCGGGCACCGAGCACATGTTCGCGGAGCTGCCCGAGGACCTGCCGATGTTCAGAGCCGGGCCGAAGTCCACGTTCCCGACGGCCGAGCTGGGCAACCGCACCGACATCCTGGCCGCCGACATCCCGGCGGGCGGCAAGACCTCCGCCCGCGCCATGGCCCGGCTGTACGCGGCACTGCTGGGCGATGTCCCCGGTGTCCGGCCGGTCTCACCGGAGCGGCTGCGGGAGATGGCATCGGTGGCGGCGAGCGGAACCGACCGGGTCTTCGGCAACGAGTCCGCCTGGGGCCTGGGGTTCGCGCTCGGCCTGCCCGACGGCTCGGCGCGGAAGGCCGGTGTGTTCGGGATGGGCGGTGCGGGCGGCAGCTTCACCTACGGGGACGTGGAGAACGGGGTGGCGTTCGCCATGACCAAGAACCGGCTCACCCCGGACTTCTCCGCCGTCACCGAGGTCATCGGCATCGTGGCCGCCGAGGCGTGA
- the ribA gene encoding GTP cyclohydrolase II, translated as MTVSDSVFDPSARTAGAKRVVNLQLSTVYGEFRAVGYLDLNRGDEQIALVYGDVEGEDVLTRLHSECLTGDAFGSKHCECGDQLSAALNTITREGRGILIYLRGHEGRGIGLLPKLQAMQLQAEGMDTVEANLALGLPADARDYQVAAEMLHDLEVRSVRLLSNNPLKREALLRHGIDVSEQVPLLTPPREENITYLRTKRDRMDHYLPHLEVAADRS; from the coding sequence ATGACAGTAAGTGATAGCGTGTTCGACCCCAGCGCTCGCACCGCGGGTGCCAAGCGCGTGGTGAATCTCCAACTGTCCACCGTGTACGGCGAATTCCGCGCCGTCGGCTACCTCGACCTCAATCGCGGGGACGAACAAATAGCCCTGGTATACGGTGATGTCGAAGGTGAGGACGTCCTTACCCGACTGCATTCGGAGTGCCTGACCGGAGATGCCTTCGGCTCCAAGCACTGCGAGTGCGGGGATCAGCTCTCCGCCGCGCTGAACACCATCACCCGCGAGGGCCGCGGCATTCTGATCTACCTCCGGGGCCATGAGGGCCGGGGTATCGGCCTGCTCCCCAAGTTGCAGGCGATGCAGCTCCAGGCGGAGGGGATGGACACCGTCGAGGCCAACCTCGCCCTCGGACTGCCCGCCGACGCCCGCGACTACCAGGTGGCGGCGGAGATGCTGCACGACCTCGAGGTCCGGTCGGTGCGGCTGCTGTCCAACAACCCGCTCAAGCGGGAGGCGCTGCTGCGCCACGGCATCGACGTCAGCGAGCAGGTTCCGCTGCTGACCCCGCCGCGCGAGGAGAACATCACCTATCTGCGCACCAAGCGGGACCGCATGGACCACTACCTGCCGCATCTGGAGGTCGCGGCCGACCGCTCATGA
- a CDS encoding creatininase family protein: MSSSGTRPQVTDLLPRDTTEDVRARGARVAVLPVGSFEQHGAGLPLITDTVVACAIAGEIAAAHPVLALPPITVSCSHEHADWPGTVSISAATLHAVVRDIADSLRASGIHALAVINGHGGNYVLRNVVQESAGTGIRMALFPGSADWTAARERAGVQTSSNSDMHAGEVETSILLQVRPELVRPGQEKADWMADDRKHLLTLGMSAYTETGVIGRPSLASAEKGKELLAGLVDCFDEYLSLLGAREETR, translated from the coding sequence ATGAGCAGTTCGGGAACGCGACCACAGGTCACGGATCTTCTGCCGAGGGACACGACGGAGGACGTCCGGGCCCGGGGAGCCCGGGTCGCCGTCCTGCCCGTGGGGAGCTTCGAACAGCACGGCGCCGGACTTCCCCTGATCACCGACACGGTGGTGGCCTGCGCCATCGCCGGTGAGATCGCCGCGGCCCACCCGGTGCTGGCGCTCCCCCCGATCACCGTCTCCTGTTCGCACGAGCACGCGGACTGGCCGGGAACGGTCAGCATTTCCGCCGCCACGCTGCATGCCGTCGTCCGCGACATCGCCGATTCGCTGCGGGCCTCCGGTATCCACGCGCTGGCCGTGATCAACGGGCATGGCGGTAATTACGTGCTGCGGAACGTGGTTCAGGAATCCGCGGGCACCGGTATCCGTATGGCACTTTTCCCGGGCTCGGCCGACTGGACGGCCGCACGTGAGAGGGCCGGAGTACAGACGTCGTCCAACAGTGATATGCATGCGGGAGAAGTGGAGACATCCATCCTCTTGCAAGTCCGTCCAGAACTCGTCCGGCCCGGCCAGGAAAAGGCCGACTGGATGGCGGATGACCGGAAGCATCTGCTCACCCTCGGTATGTCCGCCTATACGGAGACCGGGGTCATAGGCCGCCCCTCCCTGGCGTCCGCCGAAAAGGGAAAGGAACTTCTCGCCGGTCTCGTCGATTGCTTCGATGAGTATCTCTCCTTGCTCGGCGCCCGGGAGGAGACGCGATGA